CGGCCTGTACTGGTTCGGCTATGGCGACACTTGGCAGAAGGCGGTGCCAGGCCAAGGCAATACCTACTACAACCCGAGCAAGCCGACGCTGATCTATATCCACGGCTGGCAGAACGGCACCACCTCGCGCAAGGATCGCGAGACCTTCAACCGCGAAGGTGCCGGCGGCCCGGCCCTGGATCTGGCCGATGCCTGGCTGCGCGCCGGCTACAACGTCGGCGTGCTGTACTGGAACCAGTTCGCCGACGAGGGCGAAGTCACCGATGCCGAGGCCAAGATCTGGAGCGCCAGCGGCCCGCGCGCCATGCGCTGGCGCAACGCCAGTGGGGTGTATGCCAGCGGCCCGGCCCAATCGGTTGGCGACCTGCTGTTCAAGAGTTACAAGGACAACCTGGCCGGCTACAGCGGCAGCAATATCCGCATCCTCGGCCACTCCCTGGGCAACCAGGCGGCCATCGTGCTGAGCAAGAAGATCAGCGATGCGGTCAGCGCTGGCACCCTCAACAGCAAACTGCTGCCCAAACGCGTGGCTCTGCTCGATCCGTTCTACTCCAACAACGCCAAGAGCTGGCTCGGCAACCAGTGGACGGGGGCGGTGTGCCGCAGCTACGTCAGCGAGCTGAAGGGCAAGGGCGTGATCTTCGAGGCCTACCGCAGCTCGGCGGTTACCACCACCGTGTTCGTCGGTGATGAAAACCCCGACCTGATGAAGATGACCGCCTTTACAGAGCTCAAGCCCTGGTACTTCAACGCCACGCAGATCACCGAGAAGCACAACTCGGCGGTCTGGCACTACCTGTGGTCGTTCAGCTTCAACCCGCCGCTGATCACCGGCACCAGCAACCAGGCCGCCTCGGCCAAGACTGCCGACAGCCGCATCGCCACCCTGATGAGCGGTACGCAGAAGCTGGTGCATGACCAGGGTGCCTATACCAAGGAACCCTCGGACGATAACTTCAAGCTACAAGCCCGCTAGTAACTGACCGCAGCCTGATCCAGGGCAATCAGCTCTGCGGTTTGCCGAAATCCCCGTGCCGGCCCGCTCCCGCGCGAAAGCGCTGGGCACCGGCATGGGTCTCCCCGCTCTCCACCACCGCCAAGCCGCCGCGAAACTCCGCCCGCAGCGCCGCATCCAGCGGCAGCTCCCACTGCCCGTAGACGCTGGCGCGGTCGGTAAGCATGCACAGCTGCGGGAATGCCGAGATCTGCGCCGCCAGTTGCTCGGCCACCGCCCGCGCGCTGCCAGTGGCCACCACGCGATTGACCAGGCCCATCTGCAAGGCCTCCTCGGCCGCCACTGCGCGCCCGGTGAGGATCAGATCCAGCGCCCGGCCCTGGCCGACGATACGCGGCAGGCGCACCGTGCCGCCATCTATCAGCGGCACGCCGAAGCGCCGGCAGAACACCCCGAGCAAGGCATCCGCCGCCATCACCCGCAGGTCGGCGAGCAACGCCAGCTCCAGGCCGCCGGCCACCGCGTGGCCCTCGATGGCGGCGATCAGCGGCTTGCTCAGCAGCATGCGGCTCGGCCCCATGGGCGCATCGCCGCCTTCCTGCAGGCGGTTGCTGCGCGCGCCGCCTTCGGCCACGGCAGCCAGGTCGGCACCGGCGCAGAAGCAGCCGCCGGCGCCGGTGAGCACCGCCACCCGCGCCGACTCATCACGCTCGAACTCGCGCAGGGCGGCGGCCAGTGCATCGGCGGTCGGCCGGTCGACGGCGTTGCGTACCTCGGGGCGATTGAGGATCAGGGTGGTGACCGCAGCATTCTTCTCGACCAGCAGGCTCATGGCGCTGTCTCCGCGACGGGGATGGGCGGCAGCCTGCCACGCGGCCATGAAAAAGGCCGGCATCGCTGCCGGCCTTCACCATAGTTGCCTGCGCCGGGGAAATCAGCCCGCTGGCCGAATTCCCCCGCGCCCTGGCGCAATCAGCGCGCGTGTTTCTGCAGGTTGGCCATCATCTCGCGCAGGGCGGTGACGTTGTCGTCCGGGTGCACCGCCCCCTCGAAGTCGCCGATCTGCTTCCAGCTGGCGGCCACGTCGTCCGGGCTGAAACCGGCCTGCGGGTCGAAACCGGCACCCAGGCTGCGCTCCCAGCGCACCTTGCCGATCCAGCCACCGCCCACTTCGTAGAGGCCGCCGGTGTCCTTGCACTGCTCGCTGCCAAGGTACACCACCAGCGGGCTGACCAGCTCCGGCTTGAGCTGCTCGAACACCTGCGGCGGGATCAGGCCTTCGGTCATGCGCGTGCCGCCGGTGGGGGCGATGGCGTTGACCAGCACGTTGTTCTTGCGCCCCTCGATGGCCAGAGTACGGGTCAGGCCGTACAGGCCGAGCTTGGCCATGCCGTAGTTGGACTGGCCGAAGTTGCCGTAGATGCCCGAGGTGGACGCAGTGAAGATCACCCGGCCGAAGTTCTGCTCGCGCAGGTGCGGCCAGGCGGCGTGGGTCACCTTGTAGGCGCCCTCGACGTGCACCTTGTAGACCAGATCCCAGTCGGCGTCTTCCATCTTGACGAAGGACTTGTCGCGCAGGATGCCGGCGTTGTTGACCACCACGTCGACGCGACCGAAGGCGTCCAGGGCGTTCTGCACGATCTTGCCGCCGTCGGTCACCGAGTCATGGTTGGCCACAGCGGTGCCGCCAGCGGCACGAATTTCCGCAACCACCTTGTCTGCCGCCGAGGCATTGGCACCTTCGCCATGGGCGCTGCCGCCCAGATCGTTGACCACCACGCGCGCGCCGTGTTTGGCGAACAGCAGGGCATGGGCACGGCCGAGACCGCCGCCGGCGCCGGTGACGATCACCACTTTGTCTTCGAAACGAACGGCATCACTCATGAACATGCTCCCTCGGCAGCGTGGAAAAGAGCCCGAGTGTCCGGCATGCGCCGGCACTCGACAATCATCTTCCGCACGACTGAATGGTTGCCGATAAGGCAGCAGGATGATCCCGCACGCAGAAGATCAGGCAGGCTGATTGGCTTCGCCGATCAGACTCAGGTGGTTGTACAGGTGCAGCACATGGGCCTGGGCATATTCCGCATGACTGAGGGCGCCATAGGCGAAGTGCGGCTGTAGCTCGCCGGTGTGCGCGGCGAAACGGGCGAAGGCGGCCTGCAGGCGCGCCAGGGCAGCAGCGGTAGTGGCCGGCTCGAGCAGCGGGCCGGCGCCAGGAATGGCCTCGTGCAGTGGGTGACGCATGGCGCCACGGGCACTGAACACGCTGAAGGCCAGCGGCCCGATACTGTGGCGGAACCAGTTCGGCTTCAGTTCGGGGTAACCATCAATCGAGAAGTCGATGCTCTGCGCGCAGTGGTTGAACACCTCGCTCGGGCTCCAGCCCTGGCGGCTGACCAGCTCACGCCCGGCCAGGCCGGCCAGGGTCTGCTGCGCCCCTTCCAGGCTCAGTGCAGCGGGTGCCGCCCCCGTCGGCAAGGCCCAGAAGCCGGCCCCCAGCACTGCCACGCCGCCTACTGCGGCTCCCTTCAAGACGGTACGTCGCTGCATGTTTTGGCCTCCAGCCGGTCACGGAATTGCAGGTAGTGTTCGAGCACCTCTGCGGGTGCCTCGGTCTGCGGATAGTGGCCTATGGCTGCCAGCAAAACCGTGTCCGGGCTCTCGATCAGCTCGCGATAGCGCGCCACCATGTGCGCCCCGGAAATCGGGTCGAGGGCACCGTCGATCACCCGCATGGGCAGCGCCGTTTTCTGCATCGCCGTCACCCAGCGTTCGCGGTTGACCCGGCGATCGAGGATGTAGCGGATCAGCCGGTGCATCACCGCCGGCCCGTCGTTATGCGTGATCAGCGCCCAGAAGGCATCCAGCTCGGCCTCGCTGGGTGGCGTCTGCGGGCCGAATACCTGGGTCAGGTTGGCCTTCAGCTTGGCCCGCGAGAACAGTTTGCCGAGCAGCGGCCCCAGTGGGCTGAGCAGCAGCTTCTGGGTCAGCACCGGGCGGTGGGTTTCGGGGAACAGGCCGCCATTGAGGAACACGCAGCTGGCCAGTTGCAGCCGCCCGCCCTGATGGCGGGCGACCAGCTCCTGGGCCACGCTGTCGCCATAGTCATGGGCCAGTACATGCACCGCCCCGGCTATGTTCAGGTGCACCAGCAGCGCCTGCTGCAGGTCGGCCTGCTCCAGCAGGCTGTAGTCATGCCCGCGCGGCTTGGCCGAATAGCCGAAACCGAGCATGTCGCAGGCGATCACCCGGTACTTGGCCGCCAGCGGCTGCCACAGGTAGTGCCAGTCCCAGCTGGCCGTGGGGAAACCGTGGATCAGCAACAGCGGCTCGGCATCCACCGGCCCCGCCACCCAGTAACGAATGGCGTGGCCCTTGAAGCTGAACCCCTGCCCCTGCGCCCGCCACTCATCCAGGGCAATGCCTGGCAGCGCCGTCACTCGGCGTAACCCGGCATCTGCATATCGAGCTTGCGCAGCAGCGCCGGCCACGGCAGCGAACCGCCCATGCCCTGCGGGCTGCGCATCACCCCGGCGATCATCGCCCGGGCGCCGTCGAGAATCTGCTGCGGAATGTGGATCAGCTCGCCGCCACCGCTCTGCGCCATGATCTGCGCCTCGCAGGCACGCTGCAGGGTGAACATGCCGAGGAAGGCGTCGGCGATGCTGCCGAAAGCGGTGAGCAGGCCGTGGTTGGGCAGGATCATGAAGTTCTTGTCGCCCAGATCGGCCTGCAGACGGGCCTTCTCGTCGTGGTTCAGGGCCACGCCTTCGTAGCCGTGGTAGGCCAGGCTGGCCAGCACGAACAGCGACTGCTGCGACAGCGGCAGCAGGCCATTTTTCTGCGCGGATACGGCGATGCCGGCGGCGGTGTGGATGTGCAGCACGCAGGCCACGTCGTGGCGCACCTCGTGCACGGCACTGTGGATGGTGTAGCCGGCCGGGTTGATGTCGAACGGGCTGTCCATCAGTTTGTTGCCGGCCAGGTCGATCTTCACCAGGCTCGAGGCGGTGATCTCGTGGAACATCAGGCCGTAGGGGTTGATCAGGAACTCTTCGGTGCCGGGGATCTTCGCCGAGATATGGGTGAAGATCAGGTCGTCCCAGCCGTACAGGGCGATCAGCCGGTAGCAGGCGGCCAGATCGACGCGGGTCTGCCATTCGGCAGCGGAGACCTGGTTCTTCACATTGGGCAAGCTGAGCGGAGCGTTCACGGCGGGTACCTCGGCACTTGTTGTTGTGCCAAGGAGTCTAGCGAGCGACGCCCCCCGCACCAGTCGCCTTGCAGGCCAGCGCAGTGGCCTTGCGGGTCACTGTGCACTCATCTGGCGCCGCGGCGCAGGCCTGGCTGGATCTGCTCGACGAGCACGCCACTCACAGCAGCTCGGGATAGGTGCCTGCCAGTAGCGGCCAGCGCGCCTGCTCGGCCGGGTCATCGGCCAGCAGGCGGAAGTTCTCGAAGCGAAACTCCGGCGCCACCGTGCAGCCCACCAGGGTGAACTCGCCGAGGCTGCGTGCCGCCTGCCAGGCCTGGGCCGGCACCACCCGCTGCGGCAACTGCTCGGCCGCCACCGGGCCGAGTCGCTCACAGCGCACGGCATCCGCCGTATCCCCGACCAACAGCTGCAGCGGCGCGCCTTCGTGGTAATGCCACAGCTCGTCGGCATCCACCCGGTGCCAGCGACTCACCGCGCCGCCCGGCAGGAGGAACAGGATGGCGCTGGACGCAGCACGGCCCGCGGCATCGCGCTGGGCCGAGGTGAACAGGCGCCGGTAATAGCCGCCCTCGGGATGGGCAACCAGCTGCAGCTCGCGGATCAGCTCGACGGCGCGCGGGTGCATCAGCTTTTCAATGCCTCGGCCAGCTCATTCAGCCAGGGCATGGCGTCGTCTTCCGGGGTCACCGATTCGCTGGCGTCCAGGCGCAGCATCGGCAGCACCTCGCGCACACCCAGCTCCAGCAGCAGCTCGCGCATCTGCTCGCCACCGCCGCAGAACACGTCGTAGCTGGAATCCCCCAGGGCCAGTACCGCGCCCGGCAGGCCGGCCCAGGCCGGGAAGCGGTCGCGCAGGGTGAAATACAGCTCCTGCAGGTTGCCCGGCAGCTCGCCCATGCCGGTGGTCGAGGTCACCACCAGCACCGCCTCGGGGGCAAAGGCCAGCACCTCGTCGAACTTCACCCCGGCCTTGTGCCAGGGCTCGAAACCGGCGCCCTTGAGCACCTCGACGGCGCGCTGGGCAACCTCCTCGGCAGCACCGTAGACCGACCCGGAGAGAATGGCGACTTTCATGCAGGACTCCGCAACAGCTTGATAATGTCTCGCATTATGCCGCAAGTGGACGGTTTGCCGGGATGCCATAGAATGCGCCAAACACCTGGGGAATGTGCACCATGATCGACGCCAAACTGCTGCAACTGGTGGTAGATGCCTCCAACGACGGGATAGTCGTGGCCGAGCAGGAAGGCGAGGACAATATCCTGATCTACGCCAATGCCGCCTTCGAGCGCCTCACCGGCTACAGCAGCGACGACATCCTCTACCAGGATTGCCGCTTTCTGCAGGGCGACGACCGCAACCAGCTGGGCCTGGCAGCGATTCGCGAGGCGATTCGCAGCCAGAAGCCGTGCCGGCAGATCATCCGCAACTACCGCAAGGACGGCAGTGCGTTCTGGAACGAACTGTCGATCACCCCGGTGTTCAACGAGGGCGATCAGCTCACCTATTTCATCGGCATCCAGAAGAACGTCAGCGCCGAAATAGAGGCCAGGCAGCGGATTGTGGAACTTGAGGCCGAGGTCAGCCGTCTGAAGAGCGAACTCGCGGCATTACAGGCGCCCCGCTAGACCGAACGGTCACTGCGGCGGCGTGTTTATTGCTTGCGAATAACCATCCCCGCCCGTGGGAGGCGCCATGCCCGAGCACAACACCCTGTCCAGTGAAGAACTGGACTTCCTCCGCCAGGTGTTCAGCAGTCAGCTGATCGGCAACCCCCTGCAGCTGCCCGCCTTCAAGGTCGATGGTGGCCCCCAGGCCAATGCCCTGCTCGGCCGCCTGGGTCTGCACGCCCAGCTGAGCCTGGAAGCGCAACTGGGCAATTACCGCATGAGTTTCCCCCTGCAGCTGGTGGAAGACGAAATGCACAGCCTGCAGCTGGAACTGGGCGCCCCGAGCATTTTCGAGGAAGGCGCCGTGCGCCGCCCCTGGCGCCTGACGCTGCCCACCCCGCTGCCGCTGCTCGACGAACACGGCCAGGCCACCGCGCTGCGGGTACACGAGATATCCCCTGGCGGCCTGCTGGTCAGCAGCCAGACGCCCGGCACTCCGCTTCCCGAGCTGTTCAGCCTCTGGCTGCCCCTGCCGGGACGCGAGCCGATGCCGGTCAGCGGCCGCTGCATTCGCCGCACCAGCCCACAGCGCGCCGCCTATCGCCTGCTGCTGAACCACCGCGAGCACAGCGAACGCATTCGCCAGTACATCTTCGAACAGTATCGCCAGCGCCACCCGCAACTGCAGATCGCCGGCTGACTGTCATAGATCACTGTCACCTTTTAGATGAAGGCAGATAGACCCAGCCAATCGTGTTCATGCCTTCATTCAATTTAGCGATTACGGCCGATGCGGTTAGTATGCGCAGCATCAAGTTACCAACCCCCAACAGGAGTTTTCTCATGTCTCTGATCAACACCCAGGTTCAGCCGTTCAGCGCCAACGCTTTCCACAACGGCGAGTTCATCCAGGTTACCGAGCAGTCCCTGAAGGGCAAATGGTCGGTTCTGATCTTCATGCCGGCAGCCTTCACCTTCAACTGCCCGACCGAAATCGAAGACGCCGCCAACAACTACGCCGAGTTCCAGAAAGCTGGCGCCGAAGTGTACATCGTCACCACCGACACCCACTTCTCCCACAAGGTCTGGCACGAAACCTCGCCGGCCGTTGGCAAGGCTCAGTTCCCGCTGATCGGTGACCCGACCCACGCCCTGACCAACGCTTTCGGCGTGCACATCCCGGAAGAAGGCCTGGCCCTGCGCGGCACCTTCGTGATCAACCCGGAAGGCGTGATCAAGACCCTGGAAATCCACTCCAACGAAATCGCTCGCGACGTCTCCGAGACCCTGCGCAAGCTGAAAGCCGCTCAGTACACCGCCGCCAACCCGGGCCAAGTCTGCCCGGCCAAGTGGAAAGAAGGCGAGAAGACCCTGGCTCCGTCCCTGGATCTGGTTGGCAAGATCTAAAAACGGTCTGGAAACTACTGCGCGTCGCTGATGCGGCGTTGAAATCAGGCTCGGGCTGCTCATTTACAGCTCGTAAACTCCGCGCCCTCGCCTGATTTCGCCTTGCCTCAGCAACGCTCGCTACGTTTCCCGCTCCGTTTTACGCGCTGACAGGTCACACCCGATCTTGTAAGCGCGCCCGAACGCCCGGGCGCGATCCGCCCGGGCGTTTGTTTGTCCGCAATTCGTTGAAAAGGAACCCCGTCATGTTGGATGCCAGTCTTAAAACCCAGTTGCAGGCCTACCTCGAGAAGGTCACCCAGCCGTTCGAGATCGTCGCTTCCCTCGATGACGGCGAAAAGTCCCAGGAACTGCTCGGACTGCTGCAAGACATCGTCGGCCTGACCGACAAGATCAGCCTCAAGACCGATGGCAGCGATGCGCGCCGTCCGTCCTTCGCCCTGGTTCGCCCGGGCGCCGATATCGGCGTCAGCTTCGCCGGTATCCCCATGGGCCACGAGTTCACCTCGCTGGTGCTGGCCCTGCTGCAGGTCGGTGGCCACCCGTCCAAGCTGGATGCCGAGACCATCGCGCAGATCCAGGCCATCGAAGGCACCTTCGAGTTCGAGACCTACTTCTCGCTGTCCTGCCAGAACTGCCCGGACGTGGTGCAGGCGCTGAACCTGATGGCCGTGCTCAACCCCAACATCCGCAACGTCTCCATCGACGGCGCGCTGTTCCAGGAAGAAGTCGAGCGCCGCCAAATCATGGCCGTGCCGAGCATCTACCTGAATGGCGAAGTGTTCGCCTCGGGCCGCATGGAAGTGAAGGAAATCCTCGCCAAGATCGACACCAAGGCCGGTAGCCGCGATGCCGAGAAGATGAGCGCCAAGGAAGCCTTCGACGTACTGGTCATCGGGGGCGGCCCGGCCGGCGCCGCGGCGGCCATCTACGCCGCGCGCAAGGGCATCCGCACCGCCATCGCCGCCGAGCGCTTCGGTGGCCAGGTGCTGGACACCATGGCCATCGAGAACTTCATCTCGGTGAAGGAAACCGAAGGGCCGAAACTGGTGCGTGCCCTGGAAGAGCACGTCAAGGAATACGAAGTCGACATCATGAACCTGCAGCGTGCTTCCGCCCTGGTTCCGGCCAGCAGCGAAGGCGGCCTGCACGAGGTCAAGTTCGACAACGGCGCTTCGCTCAAGGCCAAGACCGTGATCCTCTCCACCGGCGCGCGCTGGCGCGAGATGGGCGTCCCCGGCGAGCAGGAATACAAGGCCAAGGGCGTGTGCTTCTGCCCGCACTGCGACGGCCCGCTGTTCAAGGGCAAACGCGTGGCGGTGATCGGCGGCGGCAACTCCGGCGTCGAAGCGGCCATCGACCTGGCCGGCCTGGTCAGCCATGTGACTCTGCTGGAGTTCGCCGACACCCTGCGTGCCGACGCCGTGCTGCAGAAGAAGCTGTACAGCCTGGCCAACGTCACCGTGATCAAGAGCGCGCAGACCACCGAGGTCAAGGGCGACGGGCAGAAAGTCACCGGCCTGGTGTACAAGGATCGCACCAGCGACGCCGTACACACGGTCGAGCTGGAAGGCATCTTCGTGCAGATCGGCCTGCTGCCCAACAGCGACTGGCTGAAAGGCACAGTCGAACTGAGCCGCTTCGGTGAGATCATCGTCGACGCCAAGGGCGCCACCAACATCCCCGGCGTGTTTGCCGCCGGCGACGTGACCACCGTGCCGTACAAGCAGATCGTCATCGCCATGGGCGAAGGTTCGAAGGCCTCGCTCTCCGCCTTCGACCATCTGATCCGCCACAGCTGATCAGCGCCGCAACGCCAAAGGGCCCCTCGGGGCCCTTTTTCATGGCTGGCGCAACGGGCACACTGTGCCCTCCTCCGCTGCCGGCTCGACCATGAACCCCGAAGACCTCCTCCTGCTGGTGACCCGTACCATGCCGTTCGGCAAGTACAAGGATCGCCTGCTCGCCGACCTGCCCGGCCACTACCTCAACTGGTTCGCCCGCGAGGGTTTCCCCAAGGGCGAGATCGGCCGCCTGCTGGCCCTGATGCAGGAGATCGACCACAACGGCCTCAAGCCGCTGCTCGACCCGCTGCGCCAGCGCCAGCCGCGCCAATGACACGGCATTCCCCTGGGCAATAACGCCCGCTCGCGCTTCATCCGGCTCCTGCGGGCGATTAGGGTTAAGGCCTTCCCAACCTGCCCGAGGACTCCTTCATGCACTCCTACTTCAGCCTGCAGGGCCGCACCGCCCTGGTTACCGGCGGCACCCGCGGCATCGGCCGGATGATCGCCCAGGGCTTCCTCGAAGCCGGCGCGCGGGTGTTCATCTGTGCCCGTGACGGCGCCGCCTGCATCCAGACCGCCGAGGAACTGTCGGTGTATGGCGAGTGCATCGGCCTGGCCGCCGACCTGTCCAGCGAGGAAGGCGCCAAGGCCCTGGCCGCCGAACTGGGCAGCCGTCTGCAGCAGCTGGATATCCTGGTCAACAACGCCGGCACCACCTGGGGCGCACCGCTGGAAAGCTACCCGGTGAAAGGCTGGGAAAAGGTCATGCAGCTCAACGTCACCTCGGTATTCAGCTGCATCCAGCAACTGCTGCCGCTACTGCGCAAGGCCGGCAACGCGCAGAGCCCGGCGCGGGTGATCAACATCGGCTCGGTGGCCGGCATCAGCTCGTTCGGCGAACAGGCCTACGCCTACGGCCCGAGCAAGGCGGCGCTGCACCAGCTGTCGCGCCTGCTGGCCCGCGAGCTGGTCGGCGAGCACATCAACGTCAACGTGATCGCCCCCGGGCGCTTCCCGAGCAAGATGACCAAGCACATCGCCCAGGACGAAGCGGCCATGGCCGAGGACGTCGCGCATATCCCCATGCAGCGCTGGGGCCGCGAGGAAGAAATGGCCGCACTGGCGATCAGCCTGGCCAGTGCCGCAGGCGCCTACATGACCGGCAACATCATCCCCATCGACGGTGGCTTCAGCCTGTAACGTCCACGCGCCAGGCCCTGCTGCCACGCGACAACTGACCGCAGCCGGCGTCTGGCCGGCCGCGCTACAGTGAGGGCATCAGGGCTACTCAGGACGAGACGCATGGACAGTGAAAGGGCAAGCCTGGCCACAGGCTATGCACGGATCCGCCAGGAAGCGACGGTACTGGCGGGCAAGCTCGGCGACCTTGGCCAGCGCGCCTCGGTCTACCACCACCTGTACGAAGACTCCGGCGGGCGCAACGTCTTCCCGCTGATCGCCGCCCACGGCGCCTTGTGGGGCGCCGGCTACTTCGCCCTGGGGATGAAGGTCGGCGCCCTGCTCTCCGCCCAGTACCTGCTGCAACCGGCCCTGCGCCGGGAGAAAATGCGCCAGCTGCACGCCTTCGCCGACGCCTTCCGCGACATCAACCGGCGCGTGTGCATCGAGGCCTACTGCGCCTATCACCTCAGCAAGCAATTCGGCCATCTGGCGGAGATCGACCAGTACGTGCCGCCGCGCCTGCTGGCCGCGCTGAACGCCTGCCACCAGACCCAGGCCGAGCAGCGGACACTGCCCGCCGAACAACGCCGGGCGCTGTTCGAGGCGTTCTTTCTGTGGGAGCAGGAAGCCATAGTCGGGCCGGCCGTGGAGCAGGCCATCGCAGCCCTCGACTGGCCGCTGATCCGCCATGTGGCGCTGCGCCCGCGCATCGAGTTCGCCTACTTCAGCAGCAGCCGCAACATGAAGTTCAAGGACTTCGCCAGCACCGCCGAGCGCATCGACAAAGGCCTGCGCGCCTATGAGCTGGCCGAGCAGAGCGGGCTGCTGCAGGTGGAGGCGGCGCTGAGCCGCTACGGGGTATTGCCGGCGGCCTTCTTCAACGGCACGGCGGGCTACTTCGCCGAGCTCAAGGCCCGCCTGGCCGGCACTCAGTCGGCCGCCTGCTCCAGCTCGGCCTTGAGCGCCTCGTAGGCTGGCGCGGCGTAGATGCCGACGTCCACCGCCAGCTGCAGTACCCGCGGCAGGTCGCTGGTGTAGACGAGCACGCACTGCAGCTCGTCATCCAGCGGCTCGCTGATATCCACCAGCACGTAGCCGCCCTTCTCCTTGTACAGCGCCGAGAGCTGCACCTGGATGCGGTTGAGCGCCTTGAGCGGCTCGACCTTGGCCAGCTGCTTGGGCTTGATGTTGAAGGTCACGCTGGGGCCGAAGGAGTCGATGATCTGCGCCAGCAGGCTCTCGTAGTCGTCGGCCTGGAACAGCACGGTGTCCGGCAGGCTGCCGATCACCACCCACTCGCCCAGCGGAATGGGGAAATCGTCGTCGTAGTTGATGTCCGGGTTGGCCGCCAGGAAGGCCTGCGAGTCGGCGTAGGCCTGGGCCGCCTCGTCGGCGATACGGGCAATCTCCTCGTCGGTCATGCAGCCGGAGCTGATCAGGGTGATGAGTTCGAGGAGCTGGGCGTTCATGGGGCAATCCTGGACGGGCGAAACGGGCGCATAGGATAGCCTGCGCGGCGCGGCGCCGGGAGCCCGGCCTACTCGCCGTGCTCCACCTGCAGCTCGGTGAACTGCACCTCGCCGACTTCCGCCGCCCCGCCCTCGGCATCCTGCACATAGGCACCGGCCTTGAAGTACAACGGCACCGCGCGCCAGGCC
The window above is part of the Pseudomonas alcaligenes genome. Proteins encoded here:
- a CDS encoding crotonase/enoyl-CoA hydratase family protein, with the protein product MSLLVEKNAAVTTLILNRPEVRNAVDRPTADALAAALREFERDESARVAVLTGAGGCFCAGADLAAVAEGGARSNRLQEGGDAPMGPSRMLLSKPLIAAIEGHAVAGGLELALLADLRVMAADALLGVFCRRFGVPLIDGGTVRLPRIVGQGRALDLILTGRAVAAEEALQMGLVNRVVATGSARAVAEQLAAQISAFPQLCMLTDRASVYGQWELPLDAALRAEFRGGLAVVESGETHAGAQRFRAGAGRHGDFGKPQS
- a CDS encoding SDR family oxidoreductase; translated protein: MSDAVRFEDKVVIVTGAGGGLGRAHALLFAKHGARVVVNDLGGSAHGEGANASAADKVVAEIRAAGGTAVANHDSVTDGGKIVQNALDAFGRVDVVVNNAGILRDKSFVKMEDADWDLVYKVHVEGAYKVTHAAWPHLREQNFGRVIFTASTSGIYGNFGQSNYGMAKLGLYGLTRTLAIEGRKNNVLVNAIAPTGGTRMTEGLIPPQVFEQLKPELVSPLVVYLGSEQCKDTGGLYEVGGGWIGKVRWERSLGAGFDPQAGFSPDDVAASWKQIGDFEGAVHPDDNVTALREMMANLQKHAR
- a CDS encoding DUF1569 domain-containing protein, producing MQRRTVLKGAAVGGVAVLGAGFWALPTGAAPAALSLEGAQQTLAGLAGRELVSRQGWSPSEVFNHCAQSIDFSIDGYPELKPNWFRHSIGPLAFSVFSARGAMRHPLHEAIPGAGPLLEPATTAAALARLQAAFARFAAHTGELQPHFAYGALSHAEYAQAHVLHLYNHLSLIGEANQPA
- a CDS encoding alpha/beta fold hydrolase yields the protein MTALPGIALDEWRAQGQGFSFKGHAIRYWVAGPVDAEPLLLIHGFPTASWDWHYLWQPLAAKYRVIACDMLGFGYSAKPRGHDYSLLEQADLQQALLVHLNIAGAVHVLAHDYGDSVAQELVARHQGGRLQLASCVFLNGGLFPETHRPVLTQKLLLSPLGPLLGKLFSRAKLKANLTQVFGPQTPPSEAELDAFWALITHNDGPAVMHRLIRYILDRRVNRERWVTAMQKTALPMRVIDGALDPISGAHMVARYRELIESPDTVLLAAIGHYPQTEAPAEVLEHYLQFRDRLEAKTCSDVPS
- a CDS encoding class II aldolase/adducin family protein, with protein sequence MNAPLSLPNVKNQVSAAEWQTRVDLAACYRLIALYGWDDLIFTHISAKIPGTEEFLINPYGLMFHEITASSLVKIDLAGNKLMDSPFDINPAGYTIHSAVHEVRHDVACVLHIHTAAGIAVSAQKNGLLPLSQQSLFVLASLAYHGYEGVALNHDEKARLQADLGDKNFMILPNHGLLTAFGSIADAFLGMFTLQRACEAQIMAQSGGGELIHIPQQILDGARAMIAGVMRSPQGMGGSLPWPALLRKLDMQMPGYAE
- a CDS encoding cupin domain-containing protein, which translates into the protein MHPRAVELIRELQLVAHPEGGYYRRLFTSAQRDAAGRAASSAILFLLPGGAVSRWHRVDADELWHYHEGAPLQLLVGDTADAVRCERLGPVAAEQLPQRVVPAQAWQAARSLGEFTLVGCTVAPEFRFENFRLLADDPAEQARWPLLAGTYPELL
- a CDS encoding flavodoxin, which encodes MKVAILSGSVYGAAEEVAQRAVEVLKGAGFEPWHKAGVKFDEVLAFAPEAVLVVTSTTGMGELPGNLQELYFTLRDRFPAWAGLPGAVLALGDSSYDVFCGGGEQMRELLLELGVREVLPMLRLDASESVTPEDDAMPWLNELAEALKS
- a CDS encoding PAS domain-containing protein, with the translated sequence MIDAKLLQLVVDASNDGIVVAEQEGEDNILIYANAAFERLTGYSSDDILYQDCRFLQGDDRNQLGLAAIREAIRSQKPCRQIIRNYRKDGSAFWNELSITPVFNEGDQLTYFIGIQKNVSAEIEARQRIVELEAEVSRLKSELAALQAPR
- a CDS encoding PilZ domain-containing protein, yielding MPEHNTLSSEELDFLRQVFSSQLIGNPLQLPAFKVDGGPQANALLGRLGLHAQLSLEAQLGNYRMSFPLQLVEDEMHSLQLELGAPSIFEEGAVRRPWRLTLPTPLPLLDEHGQATALRVHEISPGGLLVSSQTPGTPLPELFSLWLPLPGREPMPVSGRCIRRTSPQRAAYRLLLNHREHSERIRQYIFEQYRQRHPQLQIAG
- the ahpC gene encoding alkyl hydroperoxide reductase subunit C; amino-acid sequence: MSLINTQVQPFSANAFHNGEFIQVTEQSLKGKWSVLIFMPAAFTFNCPTEIEDAANNYAEFQKAGAEVYIVTTDTHFSHKVWHETSPAVGKAQFPLIGDPTHALTNAFGVHIPEEGLALRGTFVINPEGVIKTLEIHSNEIARDVSETLRKLKAAQYTAANPGQVCPAKWKEGEKTLAPSLDLVGKI